The Shewanella sp. KX20019 genome window below encodes:
- a CDS encoding TIGR04211 family SH3 domain-containing protein: MLKILTIVGALLLSPSLFAANQTSYISDDVFIYLHGGPGTQFRILGSVEAGQKITSLGEVQGDYSKIIDHKGREGWVQTKLLSASVSLREQLPVIQAELAQTKADLTDALSTTDASVQELSQIKTQLAQAQKALASTSQERDSAQVKLASMQKNERFEMWKQGGFIAAGGLILGIILVYLPRPQRKPKNHW, encoded by the coding sequence GTGTTAAAAATTCTAACTATTGTGGGAGCGTTATTACTTTCCCCCTCTTTATTTGCAGCAAACCAAACAAGTTACATCTCAGATGATGTTTTTATCTATCTCCATGGCGGACCTGGCACTCAGTTTCGGATTTTGGGCAGTGTAGAAGCGGGTCAGAAGATAACTTCTTTAGGTGAAGTTCAAGGTGACTACAGCAAGATAATCGATCACAAAGGTCGTGAAGGCTGGGTGCAAACAAAGCTACTTAGCGCTTCGGTAAGCTTACGGGAACAGTTGCCCGTAATTCAGGCAGAGTTGGCACAAACTAAAGCTGACTTAACCGATGCACTCTCGACAACCGATGCGAGTGTACAGGAGCTAAGCCAGATTAAGACACAACTCGCTCAAGCACAAAAAGCACTAGCAAGCACGAGTCAAGAACGCGATAGCGCGCAGGTAAAACTTGCCAGCATGCAAAAAAATGAGCGTTTTGAAATGTGGAAGCAGGGTGGCTTTATTGCCGCTGGCGGCCTAATCTTGGGTATTATTTTAGTTTACTTACCACGACCGCAGCGTAAACCTAAAAATCACTGGTAA
- the putA gene encoding bifunctional proline dehydrogenase/L-glutamate gamma-semialdehyde dehydrogenase PutA: MEVINMFKASEVLAGRYDSADLNELFKAISDNYIVDEEQYLSELIKLVPSSDAEIDRVTNRAHELVAKVRQYDKKGLMVGIDAFLQQYSLETQEGIILMCLAEALLRIPDAATADALIEDKLSGAKWDEHLSKSDSLLVNASTWGLMLTGKIVKLDRKTDGTPSKLLNRLVNKMGEPVIRQAMLAAMKIMGKQFVLGTCIKSGLKNSEANRKIGYTHSYDMLGEAALTQADALKYFKEYSDAIAALGAQSYDESIAPRPTISIKLSALHPRYEVANQDRVLSELYDTLIKLIKQGRQLNVGISIDAEEMDRLELHLKLFQKLYNSEAAKGWGLLGIVVQTYAKRGLPVLCWLTRLAKEQGDEIPVRLVKGAYWDSELKWAQQAGEAGYSLFTRKAGTDVSYLASARYILSDATRGAIYPQFATHNAQSVAAIMDMAGDRLYEFQRLHGMGQELYDTLIAESPTTRVRIYAPIGEHKELLPYLVRRLLENGANTSFVHKLVDPKVAIESLVVHPIKTLQQYKTLSNNKIVQPADIFGASRKNSKGLNMNIISESEPFFAALDKFKDTTWNAGPLVNGEVLSGETNEIVSPFDTTKVVGKLAFANNQAIEQALSGAEQAFPAWCNTPVEERASALQKLADLLEENREELIVLCTREAGKSIQDGIDEVREAVDFCRYYAVQAKKMMAQPELLPGPTGELNELFVQGRGIFVCISPWNFPLAIFIGQVAAALAAGNTVVAKPAEQTSIVGFRATQLAHEAGIPKAVLQFLPGTGATVGAAITSDERIGGVCFTGSTGTAKLINRTLAMREGAIIPLIAETGGQNAMVVDSTSQPEQVVHDIVDSSFTSAGQRCSALRVLFLQEDIADRVLDVMQGAMEELTIGDPSLVKTDVGPVIDAAAQANLNAHIDHIKQVGTLLKQLELPAGTENGYFVAPMAVEIDSIKVLEKEHFGPILHVIRYKAADLSKVIDEINSTGFGLTLGIHSRNEGHALAVASKVNVGNVYINRNQIGAVVGVQPFGGQGLSGTGPKAGGPHYLTRFITEKTRTNNITAIGGNATLLSLGDSDE; encoded by the coding sequence ATGGAAGTGATTAATATGTTCAAAGCGAGTGAAGTACTAGCTGGTCGTTATGACTCAGCCGATCTCAACGAACTGTTCAAAGCAATCAGCGATAATTATATCGTTGACGAAGAACAATATTTATCAGAATTGATAAAACTGGTTCCGTCCAGCGATGCAGAGATCGACCGTGTGACAAATCGAGCACACGAATTAGTGGCTAAAGTACGTCAATACGACAAGAAAGGCCTGATGGTCGGTATTGATGCATTTTTACAACAATACAGCTTAGAAACACAAGAGGGCATTATATTAATGTGCCTTGCTGAAGCACTATTGCGGATCCCTGATGCAGCAACCGCTGACGCCCTGATTGAAGATAAACTCTCAGGTGCTAAATGGGATGAACATTTAAGCAAGAGTGACTCACTATTAGTTAACGCGTCGACTTGGGGACTCATGCTTACCGGCAAGATCGTTAAGCTAGACCGAAAAACCGACGGTACTCCAAGTAAGTTACTTAACCGCTTAGTCAATAAAATGGGTGAGCCCGTTATCCGTCAAGCCATGCTTGCCGCAATGAAAATAATGGGTAAGCAGTTTGTTTTAGGGACATGCATAAAAAGTGGCCTAAAAAACAGCGAAGCGAACCGAAAAATTGGCTACACACACAGCTACGATATGCTCGGGGAAGCTGCACTAACACAAGCTGATGCACTGAAATATTTTAAGGAATACTCTGATGCCATAGCAGCCCTTGGGGCACAAAGCTATGATGAGAGTATAGCCCCGCGCCCTACAATCTCTATCAAGCTGTCAGCTCTTCATCCGCGTTACGAAGTTGCTAATCAAGATCGCGTTTTATCAGAGCTTTACGACACGCTAATCAAGCTCATTAAGCAGGGGCGTCAACTCAATGTTGGGATCTCTATTGATGCAGAAGAGATGGACAGACTCGAGCTTCACTTAAAACTGTTCCAGAAGCTCTATAACTCTGAAGCTGCAAAAGGTTGGGGTCTACTTGGTATCGTGGTACAGACCTACGCTAAGCGTGGCCTTCCTGTACTTTGCTGGTTAACCCGTCTAGCGAAAGAGCAAGGTGATGAGATCCCGGTACGCCTAGTGAAAGGAGCATATTGGGATAGTGAACTAAAGTGGGCTCAGCAAGCTGGTGAAGCTGGATACTCTCTCTTCACTCGTAAAGCGGGTACCGACGTATCTTACCTCGCATCAGCGCGTTACATACTTTCTGACGCAACTCGTGGCGCTATCTACCCGCAGTTTGCCACACATAATGCCCAGTCGGTTGCAGCGATCATGGATATGGCTGGCGACCGTCTGTATGAGTTCCAACGTCTACATGGTATGGGGCAAGAACTTTACGACACCTTGATCGCTGAATCTCCTACAACCCGAGTTCGCATCTACGCTCCTATTGGTGAACATAAAGAGTTACTCCCCTATCTAGTACGTCGTTTGCTAGAAAATGGGGCGAACACCTCATTTGTGCATAAGCTTGTCGATCCAAAAGTTGCGATTGAGTCGCTAGTGGTTCACCCAATCAAAACCTTACAACAATATAAGACGCTCTCAAATAACAAGATCGTGCAGCCAGCCGATATTTTTGGAGCATCGCGTAAAAACTCCAAGGGATTAAACATGAACATCATCTCGGAATCAGAGCCCTTCTTCGCGGCACTCGACAAATTTAAAGACACCACTTGGAATGCCGGCCCACTGGTCAATGGAGAGGTACTCTCTGGCGAAACCAATGAAATTGTAAGCCCATTCGATACCACTAAAGTCGTCGGTAAGCTCGCTTTCGCCAATAATCAAGCAATTGAACAAGCTCTGTCTGGCGCTGAACAAGCATTTCCTGCATGGTGTAATACACCTGTAGAAGAGCGTGCTTCTGCGTTGCAAAAGCTGGCGGATCTACTCGAAGAAAACCGCGAAGAGCTTATCGTTCTGTGTACCCGTGAAGCGGGCAAGAGCATCCAAGACGGCATAGATGAAGTTCGTGAAGCGGTAGATTTCTGTCGTTACTATGCTGTTCAGGCCAAGAAGATGATGGCGCAGCCGGAACTCCTCCCTGGTCCAACAGGTGAACTAAATGAGCTGTTTGTTCAAGGCCGTGGCATCTTCGTCTGTATCAGCCCATGGAACTTCCCACTGGCTATCTTCATTGGCCAGGTTGCCGCAGCGCTCGCGGCGGGAAATACCGTTGTCGCCAAACCTGCGGAGCAAACCTCGATTGTAGGCTTTCGTGCAACGCAACTTGCTCATGAAGCTGGTATCCCTAAAGCAGTGTTGCAGTTCCTACCAGGTACAGGGGCGACAGTAGGCGCTGCAATCACCTCAGATGAGCGTATTGGTGGTGTTTGCTTTACCGGTTCAACGGGTACGGCAAAACTCATCAACCGTACGCTGGCGATGCGCGAAGGGGCCATTATTCCTCTGATCGCTGAAACCGGTGGTCAAAATGCCATGGTCGTAGACTCAACGTCTCAACCTGAGCAGGTCGTCCATGATATCGTCGACTCATCGTTCACCAGCGCTGGTCAACGTTGCTCAGCGTTACGTGTTTTGTTCCTACAGGAAGATATCGCTGACCGAGTACTCGACGTGATGCAAGGTGCGATGGAAGAGCTCACTATTGGCGATCCTAGCTTAGTGAAAACCGATGTAGGCCCTGTTATCGATGCCGCTGCGCAGGCTAATTTAAATGCCCATATAGACCATATCAAGCAGGTCGGCACACTACTTAAGCAGTTGGAATTGCCAGCAGGTACTGAAAATGGTTACTTTGTTGCGCCAATGGCTGTTGAGATTGACTCCATCAAGGTGTTGGAGAAAGAGCACTTCGGCCCCATCCTACATGTTATTCGATATAAAGCCGCTGATCTATCCAAGGTCATCGACGAGATCAATAGCACAGGCTTTGGATTAACACTCGGTATTCATAGCCGTAACGAAGGCCATGCGCTTGCGGTAGCCAGTAAGGTCAATGTAGGTAATGTCTATATTAACCGCAACCAGATTGGCGCTGTGGTCGGTGTGCAGCCATTTGGTGGACAAGGCCTGTCGGGCACTGGACCAAAAGCGGGTGGCCCACACTATCTCACTCGCTTTATCACCGAAAAAACGCGCACCAACAATATTACTGCCATTGGTGGTAACGCAACACTACTTTCACTGGGTGACAGTGACGAGTAA
- the nirK gene encoding copper-containing nitrite reductase, translating into MDENQSVKSPKIDQDRRHFLGSSVGAGIVGAGVAAGLMSSSAMARSSSSKVDRMAHYTADQLERVTQELVVPPMVPKHDQVAQGKPKVIEVKLMVEEKQVELENGTKAWVCAFNGSVPGPIIVCHQHDFVELTLVNPKTNVLAHNIDLHSATGALGGGELTLVSPGQEVTFRFKASKAGTFVYHCAPGGVMIPWHVAMGMHGAIMVLPRDGLKDSEGQQLVYDKAYYIGEADFYIPQDDSGKYKQYDSVMGSMSEVLDVMKGLTPSHIVFNGAVGALTGKGSMTAKVGESVLFIHSQANRDTRPHIIGGHGDYVWSTGSFADNPQRDLETWMIPGGSAAAAIYTFRQPGLYAYVNHNLIEAIMKGAAAHIKVDGEWDDNLMVQVRKPSAIA; encoded by the coding sequence ATGGACGAGAATCAATCTGTAAAATCACCGAAAATAGATCAGGACCGCAGACACTTTCTAGGTAGCTCAGTTGGAGCTGGCATTGTTGGAGCTGGTGTTGCAGCGGGCCTGATGTCGAGTAGTGCAATGGCAAGAAGCTCATCATCAAAAGTTGACCGAATGGCACACTACACCGCCGATCAGTTGGAACGAGTGACTCAGGAACTTGTCGTGCCACCTATGGTGCCAAAGCATGACCAAGTTGCTCAAGGCAAGCCTAAAGTGATTGAAGTTAAACTGATGGTGGAAGAGAAGCAGGTGGAACTTGAAAATGGCACAAAAGCTTGGGTCTGTGCCTTTAACGGCAGCGTGCCAGGTCCTATCATCGTCTGTCATCAACATGATTTTGTTGAACTCACTCTCGTTAACCCAAAAACAAATGTACTGGCTCATAATATCGACCTTCACTCTGCAACAGGGGCATTAGGTGGCGGAGAGTTAACACTCGTCAGTCCGGGTCAAGAGGTTACCTTCAGATTTAAGGCAAGCAAGGCTGGCACATTCGTTTACCACTGTGCACCAGGTGGAGTGATGATCCCATGGCACGTTGCAATGGGCATGCACGGCGCCATCATGGTACTTCCCCGAGATGGTCTAAAGGATAGTGAAGGTCAACAACTCGTCTACGACAAAGCATACTACATAGGTGAAGCCGACTTTTATATCCCACAAGATGACAGCGGCAAGTATAAGCAATATGACTCTGTCATGGGCAGTATGAGCGAAGTTCTCGATGTCATGAAGGGGCTCACCCCCTCCCATATCGTATTCAACGGTGCCGTTGGTGCCTTGACAGGAAAGGGATCGATGACAGCTAAAGTGGGAGAATCTGTACTGTTTATCCATTCACAAGCGAACAGAGATACTCGTCCTCACATTATCGGTGGTCACGGTGATTACGTCTGGAGCACCGGCTCTTTTGCCGACAATCCACAGCGAGATCTTGAAACCTGGATGATACCGGGTGGTAGTGCTGCTGCGGCAATCTATACCTTCCGTCAACCCGGGCTTTATGCCTATGTTAACCACAATCTTATCGAAGCTATTATGAAGGGCGCAGCAGCTCATATTAAGGTCGATGGTGAGTGGGATGACAACTTAATGGTACAGGTGAGAAAACCGAGTGCTATCGCCTAG
- a CDS encoding SCO family protein, with protein MIKLDKQTKVASLTLITIVLALIFLSISFTAKANDMMPILKGIGGNFSLQSSRGGEVSLSDFEGKVLMMFFGYTNCADICPTTMAHISQLMNSLPPKQREQVQVLFISIDSEYDTPKHLNKYLSYFDPNFIGLVDSRDKIDHVAELYKAEYAKLANEKVTTEYKKLSLEGDDKTQKGYLYSHTAKIFVIDGKARVRGFFYTGTPIADMKQQLISLL; from the coding sequence ATGATAAAACTAGATAAGCAAACCAAGGTCGCTAGCCTCACCTTAATAACCATTGTGTTGGCACTCATTTTTTTAAGTATAAGCTTCACCGCAAAAGCAAACGACATGATGCCAATTCTAAAAGGCATAGGCGGCAACTTTAGCCTGCAAAGTAGTCGAGGTGGAGAGGTATCGCTGTCCGATTTTGAAGGTAAAGTGCTGATGATGTTTTTTGGCTATACCAATTGTGCTGATATTTGTCCGACCACCATGGCTCATATTAGCCAATTGATGAATAGTTTACCGCCTAAGCAACGCGAACAGGTGCAGGTACTATTTATCAGCATCGACAGCGAATATGACACCCCAAAGCACCTCAATAAATACCTAAGCTACTTTGATCCAAACTTTATAGGTCTAGTCGACAGTAGGGATAAGATTGACCATGTCGCCGAGCTCTATAAAGCTGAGTATGCCAAGCTCGCCAATGAGAAGGTCACCACAGAATATAAGAAGCTCAGCCTTGAAGGTGATGACAAAACACAGAAAGGTTACCTCTATTCCCATACAGCCAAAATTTTTGTCATCGATGGAAAAGCTCGCGTCAGAGGTTTTTTCTATACCGGAACCCCCATTGCAGATATGAAACAACAGCTAATCAGCTTGCTTTAA
- a CDS encoding copper chaperone PCu(A)C — protein sequence MKYLLSLTTMLLLTLNAQASALEVDNAWIRAMPPTSRVVPIYLTMNNQGIAEIQLVAIESEAGSVELHQTVMKGESMHMTPVASIPVSSNGTTKLAPSGYHGMMSNFSNGVPTLNTKVSLTLVFADGTKQTIDAKVIKNSVVKDTMAHHHH from the coding sequence ATGAAATATCTACTTAGCTTAACGACTATGTTGCTATTGACCCTTAATGCTCAGGCTTCTGCGCTCGAGGTAGACAATGCCTGGATCCGCGCAATGCCACCAACATCTAGGGTAGTACCAATCTATCTCACCATGAATAACCAAGGCATAGCAGAAATTCAGTTGGTCGCAATTGAATCAGAGGCGGGAAGCGTTGAGCTGCATCAGACAGTAATGAAAGGAGAGAGTATGCACATGACGCCAGTAGCGAGCATTCCGGTCTCCTCTAACGGCACTACAAAGCTCGCCCCTTCAGGCTATCACGGCATGATGTCGAATTTCAGCAATGGAGTCCCCACATTGAACACCAAGGTATCGCTAACATTAGTTTTTGCAGATGGGACAAAGCAAACCATTGATGCAAAAGTGATTAAAAACTCCGTAGTGAAAGATACAATGGCACACCATCACCATTAG
- a CDS encoding Crp/Fnr family transcriptional regulator — protein sequence MDRKTYVISDKNIKNCVHKHHLFSSLVPQELAILLETAARMHFEPQENIIYQGDKALRFYLIIEGHLQLYRTSLQGQEKVIEVVRQGRTFAEALMFSEQCTYPVSAQAVSPCQLISFDSESYLKMLRNNPKACIAIMADMSVRLRKDLNEVEILSVQNAQNRFLLFLQRNINYSHRNHGVIKLDIPKRMLASRLSIQPETFSRLINKMVKDGLIIVDGGLIEVPDLNRLYANSDIPLAHLPLNKQINFQNKNSSAATLQSISVQNI from the coding sequence ATGGATAGGAAAACTTACGTGATCTCAGACAAAAATATAAAAAACTGTGTTCATAAGCATCATCTTTTCTCCTCACTTGTCCCTCAAGAGCTGGCTATTCTTCTTGAAACCGCCGCGCGGATGCATTTTGAACCACAGGAAAACATCATCTATCAAGGTGATAAAGCGCTGCGCTTTTATCTTATAATTGAGGGGCATCTGCAACTATATCGTACGAGCTTACAGGGACAAGAAAAGGTCATTGAAGTCGTTAGACAGGGGCGTACCTTTGCCGAAGCATTAATGTTTTCAGAGCAATGTACCTACCCGGTATCGGCTCAGGCAGTTTCACCTTGCCAACTCATTAGTTTCGATAGTGAGAGTTATCTAAAAATGCTCAGAAACAACCCTAAAGCCTGCATCGCCATTATGGCTGATATGAGTGTTCGTCTGCGTAAAGATCTCAATGAGGTAGAGATCTTATCAGTACAGAATGCGCAAAACCGATTCCTACTTTTTTTACAAAGAAACATCAACTATTCACATCGTAATCATGGTGTTATCAAATTGGATATTCCCAAAAGAATGCTTGCATCCCGACTATCTATCCAACCTGAAACCTTCTCAAGATTAATTAATAAGATGGTCAAAGATGGTCTTATCATTGTCGATGGCGGTCTCATCGAGGTTCCTGATCTCAATAGACTTTATGCTAACTCAGATATTCCTTTGGCTCATCTCCCGCTCAACAAGCAGATCAACTTTCAGAACAAAAATTCAAGCGCTGCAACGCTGCAAAGTATCTCAGTGCAAAATATTTAA